The proteins below come from a single Gammaproteobacteria bacterium genomic window:
- the sufT gene encoding putative Fe-S cluster assembly protein SufT, whose protein sequence is MHDHDPITVNRDCDATLIPSGTPVTLKQGSIVFITQALGDTYTVSIEGNLARVEGKDADALGLEPVVEKSAQSPESQNGTVDESLIWERLKTCYDPEIPINIVDLGLIYDCRVTPLPDVGNRVDIKMTLTAPGCGMGQILLEDVQSKIATIPNVTEVNAELVFDPPWHQGMMSEAAKLETGLY, encoded by the coding sequence ATGCACGACCACGATCCCATTACCGTCAACCGCGATTGTGATGCCACTCTAATCCCGTCGGGCACACCCGTCACCCTTAAGCAGGGCTCTATCGTATTCATTACCCAAGCCCTAGGCGATACCTATACTGTCAGCATTGAAGGTAACCTTGCGCGCGTTGAGGGCAAGGATGCCGATGCACTGGGCTTAGAGCCGGTTGTCGAAAAGTCAGCGCAGAGTCCGGAAAGCCAAAACGGCACTGTGGATGAATCTCTTATATGGGAGCGGCTAAAGACATGTTATGACCCCGAAATTCCAATCAATATCGTTGACCTCGGCCTGATTTACGATTGCAGAGTCACACCCCTTCCAGACGTTGGCAACCGAGTTGATATTAAGATGACTTTGACAGCCCCCGGGTGTGGCATGGGCCAGATTCTGCTTGAGGATGTGCAAAGCAAGATCGCAACGATACCGAACGTCACGGAGGTGAACGCAGAACTCGTGTTCGATCCACCTTGGCATCAGGGCATGATGTCGGAGGCGGCAAAGTTGGAAACAGGACTCTATTGA
- a CDS encoding SUF system NifU family Fe-S cluster assembly protein, with the protein MLDIKDLYQDIIIDHNRSPRNFGKLEHATRVAEGYNPLCGDRLTVYLNLDANIIKDIRFEGTGCAISVASASLMTDHLKSKTKAEAEEIFQNFHTLLTRDNEQPEAEMLGKLSALAGVKEYPVRVKCATLCWHTLHSALNGKETIVSTE; encoded by the coding sequence ATGTTGGATATCAAAGATCTGTACCAAGACATCATCATCGATCACAACCGTAGCCCGCGCAACTTTGGAAAGCTCGAGCATGCAACACGAGTCGCTGAAGGTTATAATCCCCTATGTGGCGATCGATTGACAGTTTACCTCAACCTGGACGCCAACATAATCAAGGATATTCGCTTTGAAGGTACTGGATGCGCCATTTCAGTCGCCTCCGCTTCGTTGATGACCGACCACCTAAAAAGTAAAACGAAAGCAGAAGCCGAGGAAATCTTCCAAAACTTTCACACGCTATTAACAAGAGATAACGAACAGCCCGAGGCCGAGATGCTAGGGAAACTCTCGGCGCTCGCTGGTGTGAAGGAATATCCGGTACGAGTCAAATGCGCAACGTTGTGTTGGCACACGTTGCACTCGGCCTTAAATGGGAAAGAAACGATCGTATCTACGGAATAA
- a CDS encoding non-heme iron oxygenase ferredoxin subunit encodes MSDWVNVASIEHLGPSESHVVDVNDVMIAVFNINGDYYAIEDICTHDGAELTGGKVEGDQIICPRHGARFAIKTGEALTPPAYEPVTTFPVRVKNGMIQVKDDRWD; translated from the coding sequence ATGTCAGATTGGGTTAATGTCGCCAGCATAGAGCACCTCGGGCCCAGCGAGTCGCATGTCGTCGACGTTAACGACGTCATGATTGCTGTATTTAACATCAACGGCGATTATTACGCCATTGAGGACATCTGTACCCATGATGGTGCGGAACTAACCGGAGGCAAAGTTGAAGGCGATCAGATTATCTGTCCCCGGCACGGTGCCCGGTTCGCCATCAAAACCGGCGAAGCCCTGACGCCGCCGGCTTACGAGCCGGTCACCACGTTTCCAGTCAGGGTTAAAAACGGAATGATTCAAGTTAAGGACGATCGATGGGACTGA